The sequence GGTTGAGGTGCACCGCATCGCGCACGCGAATGTTGGGCAACGGCAGCGTAATCACGCTCTCTTCGGGCCGCCGCATACTGGGCACTGCTTCTAGGTAGGGGCGATGATGTTTGAGCAGAGCTAAGGCCCCCTCATGGTCGGTACAGACCGAGAGCAGTGTTTCGTACTGAATGGGTTGGATCGCCATGCCGTCTACCGCGATTGCAGGTCAAGGTCAGTATTCCCTGCATTTTACCCAACCTGGTAAGGGCTCCTCCGGCCCTAGGCCCTGAGGCTGGTCCAAACCTCTGCGACTGATACCGAATCCTGGTTAGTTACCCCCGATTTGTAGGGGCGTAGCCTGCTACGCCCCTACCGGTTGGTCTTGACGCTGCACTCGTGGAGGTCTAACCTCTGCCCGAGCTAGATCTGGTGTCTAGGGGGCCACGGGTGACCCCGAGCTTGCTCTGCACGTTGAGAGTGCGCCAAAGCTGGTTGCCGCTAATGTCGCCAGCCAGCAGCTGCCGGTACTGGGCGATCGCCCGTTCGACCTGCTCTGGCGGTTCATTTAAAAACTCCAGGCGAAAGTGCCTGGCCCCCGCCTGCATTAGCCGCTGGGCGTACTCGGCTCCGGTTTGGGCCAGGCCATTAAACACCGTGTTGCGACAGCCCGCATCGGCCAGCAGAATGTGCTCGGTGCCCACGCGATCGCGGAGCTGCACCGACTGCCCCTCGCAGGGGCGGCCACAGTCGCGAAAGTCTTTGCCCTCAGACAAAAACGCGCAAAATACACAGTGCTCCATATGGAACATGGGCATGTGCTGGTGCAGGGTAATCTCAAACCAATGGGGCGGAGCCGAACGCAGCAGGTCCACTAGCTGATCGGCATTGAGGTCGTAGGACGCGGTCACCCGTTCTAGCCCGTAGTGGTTGAGCAGATAGTCAGCGGTGAGGGCATTGGCCACGTTGAGAGAAAAATCGCCGATACAGCGCTGGTCGGCAAAATAGGCCAGATGGTCATAGTTGCGCACCAGATAGCCGTCGGCCTGCGATCGCCTGACCTGGTCGAGAATGTAGTTCTCCAGCGGCTTGGTAATGCGCGGAGGTGCCACCCAAACCGTTTGGCCGGGGCCGATGCGGTTGGCCCGAAACCATTCCACGGCCTGTTTGTAGGTGGCTGGGTTTTCAAACTCGCAGTAGATGGTCTCGATGCCCGCTTGGGTCGCAGCGACGAGTTGGGCACGATTGCGAACCAGGGCCGTGAGGGTCGCTGGGGCGATCGGTAAAGCGGGTGATGGGTGAGGCAGAATCTGTTGTAGCGTTGCCTCAGCGGTCAACTGCCACAGGCGAGGACGCTCGCGCAGGGTCTCTAACTGCTCCACCAGCTCTCGTCGCAGCCGGTTCAACTCGCTGACGGGGATCATCACCGAGCCCTGGAGCTGATTGTTAAGGCCGTCTAGGTAGAACGGAGTGTTGCCCAGGCGACCAAACTGCTGCTCTAGGCGATCGCCCGTCAGCGGCTTGGAGTGAGCCTCAACTAAGGGCATCGCCGAGGTGACCTGGGCAATATGCCCCTGGCCGTCGCGGGCGATCGCCACCATCGCTTGCCCCACACCGCCGTGAATGTCTACCGTCATGGGCCGAGTGAACTGAGGCTGATCGCCCCTGTAAGTCTGCTGAATGGCCTTATCTAGCGCCGGGTCGCTGGTTTTCCACAGGCGATCGCCGCTGTGGATACGGCGTAGGTTGAGCGCATCACGACCAAACTCCAGCCGGGTCTCTTGGCCCAAGACATCGACCTGATAAATGCGCCCCCCCTGCTCGTGCTCGGCGGGATGGCCATTGTCAAAGACCACCCCATCCCCCGCTTTGAGGGGGGCTTGGGCGTTAAGAAAGACCGCATTTTCGCTCACGCGGGTGACCTCGCCCAGGTAAACACCGCGTTTTTTGCCAAAGCGAGCATGCACAAGCGCCTGGTTGTCGATGCCCTCGAACCAGCCCGTGTAGAGACCTCGGGAGAAGGCCATTTCGAGCTGGTAGCGCTCTGCGGCGGGTGGATGGGTGGATGGGTGGATGGGTGGATGGGTAGCTGATCCCAAAGCCCCCGAAGCCGACCGATCTGTCGCCAACCGATCTAGCGCCTGTCGATATACCTGCGTCACACTCGCCACGTACTCCGGTGCTTTCAGCCGCCCTTCGATTTTGAGACAGCTAACGCCGGTTTGCACCAGCTCAGGCAGCACCGCAAGCCCAGAGAGATCTTGGGGGCTGAGCAGATAGGCGCGATCGCCCAAATCGACCCGTTCCCCATCAACGATCAGATCGTAGGGCATGCGGCAGGCCTGGGCGCACTCGCCCCGATTGGCCGATCGCCCCCCCAGGGCTTCGCTAGTCAGGCACTGGCCTGAGTAGGCGACGCACAGTGCTCCGTGCACAAACACCTCTAGCGGCAGGGTAAGGTTGCGATCGCCCATCTGATCCCGAATTTTGGCGATATCTTGCAGTGAGCACTCCCGCGCCAGCACTACAAGCTGACAGCCTAGGTCCTTGGCAAACTCAACTCCAGCGGTGCTAGTCACCGTCATCTGGGTCGAACCATGAATGGGAAAATCAGGCGATAGGTGGCGAATCAGCCGACAAATGCCAATATCCTGCACAATCGCCGCATCTACCCCAGCCGTAATCATCGTTTTGAGATACTGCTCTGCTTCGCTCAGCTCTGAAGGAAACACCAGCGTATTGAGGGTGATATAGCCCTTCACGCCCCGACCGTGGAGAAAGGCCATGAGAGCAGGCAAATCGGCCTCGGTAAAGTTTTCGGCCCGCATGCGGGCATTGAAGCGATCGAGGCCAAAGTAAATGGCATCGGCCCCGTTTTCGACAGCGGCTTTGGCACAGTCCCAGTTGCCTGCTGGGGCCAGCAGCTCAGGCAGGGCAGGGCGGTCAGAACTGGGGTCAGAACAAAGAGCGGGGTTGATGGCAGGCATGGGCTTCGGCTCACAAAATTTCGCCCTAGCGGCTAGGGATGACCAAGGGCACAACCTGTGCCCGCAAGTGCCAGCTATGGCTGCAAAGGCCAGACATTGCTGGTGTGATGGCGACAGATGGCCCAGGTAGATGGCACAGCTGTGCTTAAAAATGGCCTAGAGCCATTGTAAGCAGCGCAATAAATAATTTGGTGATGATCCCTCTGGTTCCTACAATGGGTAATTAACTATTGATTAGAACCCCCTGGAGGAATTCATGAGTCGTCCCGTAATCCTCGGTATTGTGGGCGATAGCGCCGCAGGCAAAACGACCCTGACACGGGGCATCGCTCAGATTTTAGGCGAAGACCAGGTTACCACCATCTGCACGGACGACTACCACCGCTACGATCGCCAACAGCGCAAGGAGATGGGCATTTCGGCCCTACACCCCGACTGCAACTACATCGATATTATTCAGCAGCACCTAGGTCTGCTGCGCACTGGGCAACCCATCCTCAAGCCCATTTACAACCACACCAGCGGCGAGTTTGACGCCCCCGAATATATCGAACCCAAACGCTTTGTGATTGTCGAAGGTCTGCTGGGCTACTCAACCCGCGCCTGCCGCGACGCCTACGATGTCAAGGTCTATCTAGCCCCCCCCGAAGACCTGCGGGCCAACTGGAAGATCAAGCGCGATACCCGCAAGCGCGGCTACACCCCCGAAGAAGTGATCAAGCAAATCGAAGCGCGAGAAGAAGACTCCGAAGCCTTCATTCGTCCTCAGCGTCAGTGGGCCGATGTAGTGGTCAGTTTCTACCCACCCGAAAATGAAAAAAGCGAAGACGAACTGCTGCTCAACGTGCGACTGGTGATGCGGCCCACTATTCCCCACCCCGACTTTACCCACCTGCTCGAAGATAAAAACGGGGGATCTTTGAGTGATGCGGTGCGTATGGGGCTCGATCGCGACATGGGTAAGCCCGTAGACCTGCTCGAAATCGATTGCCACGCCACCGAAAAGCCAGTGCAAGAGCTAGAGCGCACCCTGTGCAACGAAATTCCCTACCTGGGCCAGTTCTGTAGCATTCAGGGCAATACCGATATTGGCAAGGTGGTCGGCACCACGGGCGAAACGCTGCAAAGCTATCCCCTGGCGCTGACTCAGCTACTGATTACCTATCACATGCTGAAGGCTGCCAATATCTACCAGTAGAGACGCAGGGCCTGTCCCCCAGGGTTCGGGCTGAGTTAGGGTGTAACACTTTTTAGCCAAAGGCTGGCATTACCCGGGTTGAAGTGGTTAAATCGGCTGGCTGGCGTAGTTGTTTTGCCCTTGAGATAGTGACCATAGTGCTCACGGTCAAGGGCTCAGCTCCCAATTACACAATCAGGTACCGCCTGTGACCCCATTGCGATCCCCGTTTGTGTCTACCCTGTTCCGACAACCCCTGGCTATGCCCCGGGGGCAGAAACGTGCATTTTGGTGGCGGTGGCTGGGCGTGGTGATGGCGCTGGCGCTAGCCAGTTGGTTGGGGTTAGCGACCCTATCCCAGGCTCAATCAGCGCCGCCTACCCTGGTGGCCGAATCCATTCAAGACCTGCAAAATAAGCAAAAGACCCTCGAAGAGCAGCGCAACCAGCTTCAGCAGCAGCAAAACGAGCTGCAAAACCGCCAGGCCGACTCAGAATCGACCCTGCAAAATCTCGAGCAAAATATTGTTTACACCGCCAACCAAATTGCCGACACCGAGTTTCGCCTTGAGCAAGCCGAGAAAGAGCTGAAAGACTATGAAGCTCAGCTAGCTAAAGCCGAGGCCGACTACGAAGACGTGCGCACTGGTACCGTAGCCCGGCTGCAATATTTGCAGCGTCAGCAGGGCAGCGAAGGTTGGGCGGTGCTGCTGCAAAGCCGAAATTTTAATGAGTTTCTCGATCGCCAGTACCAGCTCAAACGGGTCTACGCTGCCGATCGCCAGGTTCTAAGCGATATCAAAGCCCAGGCCGATGCCATTCAGCAGAAAAAGGCAGCCGTAGAAGACAAGCGCAACCAGGTGGCCCTGCTGCGCCAGCAGTTGCTCTCCCAAAAGCAGCAGTACGAGGCTGAAGCCAGCGAAGAAAAGCAGCTAATCGCGCGCCTGAAAGACCGCCGTGGGGCGTTAGAGGCCGCCGAGGCTCAGCTCGCCCGCGACTCTGAGCAAATCGCCGGGTTAATTCGCCAAAAAATCGCCGCTAGCACCGGCGTGATTCGCGGCACAGGGCGGTTTGTCTTCCCTGCCAATGGCGGCATCTCCAGCGGCTTTGGCAACCGCCGCCACCCAATTTTGGGCTACAGCCGGTTCCACGCGGGCGTCGACTTTGCGGCTAGCCAGGGTACCCCAATCTATGCCGCCGACTCAGGCCGCGTCATCTTCTCGGGTTGGTATGGCGGCTATGGTCAAACGGTGATCATCGATCACGGCGATGGTATCAGCACACTCTACGCCCACGCCAGCCGCCTGTTGGTTAGCGAGGGGCAAGCGGTGCAGCAGGGGCAAACCGTCGCTGCTGTGGGCTCCACCGGGCTCTCTACCGGCCCTCACCTTCACTTTGAGGTGCGCCAGAATGGCAACCCGGTGAACCCGATGGGGTATTTGTAGGCAAGTAGGTGAGTAGGCGGGTGGGTGAGTAGGCAGGTTTTGGCGCAGGTGAGAAAGTCGCACCTAGCTCTAACTCGCCCACATTACTCGCCTACCCATCCACCCGCCTACCCATCCACACCTATCCCAGACTCTTCTTCACGTGTTGCATGATCTTCGCCTTGCGGGGGTCTTCGCTCTTGGCGGGAGTGACGCCCTTGAAGTTGATTTTGCTGGTAAGGGCAAGGTGTTGCTTGATCTGGTCTTTGCTGGCCATGGACGTAACGCTCCATAAATTATTCTGTCTACGAATAATTTAGTGCATGTGCCCAGGGTTACTGCAAGCTCCTAGGATCAATGGCTGTATAGCAATGCAAGGGGTGTTTGTTCCCTGCCTCTTGCTGGCACCTACCGGGAGACGCCTGTGTTTAACCTTCGCACTGTTTTATTTGCCTTTGTTTTGCTGGCGCTGCTGCTGCTGGCCGGGCGTTACTTCAAGCAGCGCTTTCGATGGTGCCAGAGGCTTTACCTGCCCGCCTCGATTTTGGCGGGGGCGCTGGCGCTGCTGCTGGGGCCAGAGGTGCTAGGCAGCATTGCCACCGCCATTGCCGGGCCAGAGTCGCTGTTGGCGGGCGGCTTGTTTACTGAAGATATCCGTGGCGTCTGGTCGCAGTCTCCGGGGGTGTTTATCAATATTGTGTTTGCGGCCCTGTTTTTGGGCGAAACGATTCCGGCCCCGCGCCAGATCTGGCGCACGGCGGCTCCCCAGGTAGTCTTTGGCCAAACCCTGGCCTGGGGCCAGTACGTCGTAGGCATCTTGGCTACCCTGCTGATTTTGGGGCCGGTGTTTGACGTCAACCCCATTGCCGCTGCCCTGATCGAGATTGGCTTTGAGGGCGGCCACGGCACCGCCGGGGGTATGGCTGACACCCTCAACGAGCTGGGCTTTACCGATGGGGCCGATCTGGCCGTAGGTCTGGCCACCGTGGGCATTGTGTCAGGCATTGTAATTGGCACCGCCCTGGCCGACTGGGGCCGACGCAAGGGCCATATCGATACTGTTAATCGCCGAGTGATTGAGCCTGAGGAGATTCCTGATCTCAATGTGGTTGCCGAGACCCCAGAGATTCGCCAGCAGCGGGCGCGCCTGCTGCGGAACCTGTTGGTTGACCCGCTGTCGATCAACTTTGCCATTGTCGGTATGGCGATCGCCATTGGCTGGCTCATTCTCGAAGCCCTCCGGTGGGTCGAGGCTGCAACCTGGGGTGGCGACGGCGGTTTTGCGGTGTTTCAGTTTGTGCCCCTGTTTCCGCTGGCGCTGATTGGTGGCATCATTACCCAGTCCATTCTCAATCGGCTGGGGATAGGGGCGCTGGTGATTCGCCCCATGGTGCAGAACATTGCCGGGGTTGCGTTAGATGTGGTGGTGATCTCGGCGATCGCCTCTATTTCTTTGCGAGTGATCGGCGGCAATCTGGGGGTCTTTCTGATTCTCAGCGTGGTTGGCATCGCCTGGAACGTGCTGTGCTTTCTGCTGTGGGCACCGCGCATTTTTCCCAGCTTTTGGTTCGAGAAGGGCATTGGTGACCTGGGGCAGTCGATGGGGGTGACGGCCACCGGCATCTTGCTGCTGCGCATGGTTGATCCTGACAACAGCACGGGTGCCTTTGAGGGGTTTGCCTACAAGCAGTTGTTTTTTGAGCCTATTGTGGGAGGTGGCTTGTTTACCGCTGCCGCTCCCGCCCTGATTGGCCGTCTGGGTTTGCTGCCTGTGCTGGCTATTACCGGTGGCCTGCTGATTTTCTGGCTTGCCGTCGGCTACGTGCTGATTCAGCAAGAACGTCGTCGCCCCTCTGCCAGCGGCGTGTAAGGGCTGCCCTGTCTCGGGTAGCGGCGATCGCTGCTACCCGAGACAGGGCGATTGCTAAGCGTTTTAGAGTGACCAATCACAGGGTGATAACCGTGAATTCATCGATTAAATTGTGCGCAAGAAATTTTCATATAAGTTTTCTTAATGAAAAGCGGGCATATTTTATAGCCTTTACAGTGCGTAATGCCAGTGCCAGAGGGTAGAATTTAGCTTGTTTTAGCTTTGGACGGCATCATGCATCATGGCAGACTCTGGGACTTCTCCGATTAACGAAAATTTTGATTCATTACCCCGCGAGGTTAGAGTTGACAGCCTCCGCAATGTTCTAGAAACCCTGCAAATTGCCGACGAAATTGCCAAGCAGGGTTACCTGATCACCAGTTCTGAGCTGGCCGATTTAATGGATGTTAACGCCAGTGCTGTGACCAGCAGGGGCGAGTTTTGGGCCTGGCGCAACTGGTCAGTGTCGCGGGTGCGGCGAGAGGGCAACCAAATTCTCTGGCAGATTGAACGCATCGACTAAAAAGTCTGAACGTTTCAATGCCCGCACGTTGAAACGTTCAAACCTGCTAAAAGCTTGAATTTAATCGCCCCTCCCGCAGCACGGGCAGCGCCGGGCAAGGGGTGGCTCCCTGTACCGTCTCAGGTTTGCTCCAGGTAAACGGTGCCTGCTGGGATGCAGACATCCACAGCAGACGCTTGGCGCGGGTCATGGCGACGTAGAGCAGACGATATTCTTCAGCCGCTTTAAGATGCTTGGCCTGCTCCCAGGCCGTAACAATGTCAGGAATTTCGCCTCGACCTAAGCCAGCGTGGGCATGGGCGCGAATTTGGGCACGGGCCACCTCGGCCAGGGTAAAATCGCCGAGAAATTCTCCCTGGGGGGGCACCCACAGCGTACCAGGGATGGTTTTGTCGTGGAGAAACGGCAGAAACACCACGTCCCAGTCGAGCCCCTTGGCCTTGTGCATGGTGATCAAGGTGAGCTGGCCGGGGCGGGTATAGAGGTCATCGGTATCCTCGGTGTCGACGGCGGTGAAGCGCTCAGACCCAACAATGTCTTGGAGGACGGCGATCGCAGCGGCCAGCGTGTCGTCATTGCGGATCTGCTGACTGACGCGGGCAGCCAGTTTATCGGCGGTAGCCAGCTCGCTTTGGTTGTAGCCCAGGGTGAGGCCAATGAACGAGAACAGGCTGTAGGGGGGCAGCTCTAGGCGGGCTCTCAGCAGCCCTGTGCAGTATCGTCGCGCTGTCCGCGCTACTTCGCTATCGAGCGGTGCATCTAGAGGGCCGGGGTAGAGAAACTGCTCTGGCGCTTTGGCCAGGGTATTGAGGTCTTGGGTGGGCACCCGCTGGCGATCGACCAGCACTCGCAACGCTGCCTTGAGGGTGTCGGGCGAGTGGGGGCGCTCAATAAATTTGAGTAGGGTGAGCATCTCGGTGGGCACCTGGGTTT is a genomic window of Nodosilinea sp. E11 containing:
- a CDS encoding phosphoribulokinase, translated to MSRPVILGIVGDSAAGKTTLTRGIAQILGEDQVTTICTDDYHRYDRQQRKEMGISALHPDCNYIDIIQQHLGLLRTGQPILKPIYNHTSGEFDAPEYIEPKRFVIVEGLLGYSTRACRDAYDVKVYLAPPEDLRANWKIKRDTRKRGYTPEEVIKQIEAREEDSEAFIRPQRQWADVVVSFYPPENEKSEDELLLNVRLVMRPTIPHPDFTHLLEDKNGGSLSDAVRMGLDRDMGKPVDLLEIDCHATEKPVQELERTLCNEIPYLGQFCSIQGNTDIGKVVGTTGETLQSYPLALTQLLITYHMLKAANIYQ
- a CDS encoding sodium/glutamate symporter; its protein translation is MFNLRTVLFAFVLLALLLLAGRYFKQRFRWCQRLYLPASILAGALALLLGPEVLGSIATAIAGPESLLAGGLFTEDIRGVWSQSPGVFINIVFAALFLGETIPAPRQIWRTAAPQVVFGQTLAWGQYVVGILATLLILGPVFDVNPIAAALIEIGFEGGHGTAGGMADTLNELGFTDGADLAVGLATVGIVSGIVIGTALADWGRRKGHIDTVNRRVIEPEEIPDLNVVAETPEIRQQRARLLRNLLVDPLSINFAIVGMAIAIGWLILEALRWVEAATWGGDGGFAVFQFVPLFPLALIGGIITQSILNRLGIGALVIRPMVQNIAGVALDVVVISAIASISLRVIGGNLGVFLILSVVGIAWNVLCFLLWAPRIFPSFWFEKGIGDLGQSMGVTATGILLLRMVDPDNSTGAFEGFAYKQLFFEPIVGGGLFTAAAPALIGRLGLLPVLAITGGLLIFWLAVGYVLIQQERRRPSASGV
- a CDS encoding murein hydrolase activator EnvC family protein, whose translation is MSTLFRQPLAMPRGQKRAFWWRWLGVVMALALASWLGLATLSQAQSAPPTLVAESIQDLQNKQKTLEEQRNQLQQQQNELQNRQADSESTLQNLEQNIVYTANQIADTEFRLEQAEKELKDYEAQLAKAEADYEDVRTGTVARLQYLQRQQGSEGWAVLLQSRNFNEFLDRQYQLKRVYAADRQVLSDIKAQADAIQQKKAAVEDKRNQVALLRQQLLSQKQQYEAEASEEKQLIARLKDRRGALEAAEAQLARDSEQIAGLIRQKIAASTGVIRGTGRFVFPANGGISSGFGNRRHPILGYSRFHAGVDFAASQGTPIYAADSGRVIFSGWYGGYGQTVIIDHGDGISTLYAHASRLLVSEGQAVQQGQTVAAVGSTGLSTGPHLHFEVRQNGNPVNPMGYL
- a CDS encoding U32 family peptidase translates to MPAINPALCSDPSSDRPALPELLAPAGNWDCAKAAVENGADAIYFGLDRFNARMRAENFTEADLPALMAFLHGRGVKGYITLNTLVFPSELSEAEQYLKTMITAGVDAAIVQDIGICRLIRHLSPDFPIHGSTQMTVTSTAGVEFAKDLGCQLVVLARECSLQDIAKIRDQMGDRNLTLPLEVFVHGALCVAYSGQCLTSEALGGRSANRGECAQACRMPYDLIVDGERVDLGDRAYLLSPQDLSGLAVLPELVQTGVSCLKIEGRLKAPEYVASVTQVYRQALDRLATDRSASGALGSATHPPIHPSTHPPAAERYQLEMAFSRGLYTGWFEGIDNQALVHARFGKKRGVYLGEVTRVSENAVFLNAQAPLKAGDGVVFDNGHPAEHEQGGRIYQVDVLGQETRLEFGRDALNLRRIHSGDRLWKTSDPALDKAIQQTYRGDQPQFTRPMTVDIHGGVGQAMVAIARDGQGHIAQVTSAMPLVEAHSKPLTGDRLEQQFGRLGNTPFYLDGLNNQLQGSVMIPVSELNRLRRELVEQLETLRERPRLWQLTAEATLQQILPHPSPALPIAPATLTALVRNRAQLVAATQAGIETIYCEFENPATYKQAVEWFRANRIGPGQTVWVAPPRITKPLENYILDQVRRSQADGYLVRNYDHLAYFADQRCIGDFSLNVANALTADYLLNHYGLERVTASYDLNADQLVDLLRSAPPHWFEITLHQHMPMFHMEHCVFCAFLSEGKDFRDCGRPCEGQSVQLRDRVGTEHILLADAGCRNTVFNGLAQTGAEYAQRLMQAGARHFRLEFLNEPPEQVERAIAQYRQLLAGDISGNQLWRTLNVQSKLGVTRGPLDTRSSSGRG